tttcgttgccttaggcgcttaactatttagtcccaactatttaaaaaaaatctaacaatgtccggattttcatgattttgctgcccaagacgctccactctgtagtccctgccagtacagctacaccaaaatccggtctatatgtccgggaattgacacgaaatcctcatgggagatctcaacgtaggtctcctggaggtaatgttcaagcctgtgcatcaggttccttggcagggcgatcttattaggtccaccatggtacgacacgtttccacgccaggactctatcaagtactctgggatcattgcacggcagagcatggcggcatacggccctggtttctgcatgctctccctaagcatccgttccctgtcgctctccgagatcctcatcagggtgatgtcgctcatgacgccctgctttgaattagggaggggaatgttagtattgggactgctttacagccacgcggtggaggcgggagaggggcagcatacagggatctttccctgggacagccgcgagggggtgggacaggggcagagctcatgcttctctgattgctgccagcagagactggcattgctttcaatgcgaaagtagcccagtgctactattaaagttttaagcagccacaactctacggcttaccatggttgcctgctacacaagttcaggtgtcctgccccgcttctcagatcgcaactgcaagaccccaggcactgaaggcgagggccgaaaattcgaccttgtcctgagtgcgcatgtgagaggtgcagtgcatggtcttgttcacagagaaagactatgttctttgttcacaacttcatttatctgtctcaggaattcactccctttttcccattcccacagacacatctgcgactgtctcccaacccagcctggcatcacactcccagaggctagcgcagattaggcggaggaagaagaagacgcgtgaggacatgttctcagaactaatggactgctccagagcccaggcagcccagcagacagagtggagggagaacttgtcccaaatgcaccgagcaatcatggaacgggaggagaggtggcgtcaggaagaccagcaggcgactcaaacgctgcttggactaatgagggagcaaacggacacgctccggcgccttgtggatgttctgcaagaccggaggcaggaggacagagccccgctgcagtctatctctaaccgccctcccccgccaccaagtcccacacccccctcacccaaagtacaaagaaggaagggcggcaagggccgttaaaactttcagtcaacccctgcagactgctctagcactagaaggctctcattccccaaaatttgaaaagtcctttcctacccacctcacacaagcccccgtccaagtctcacccccccccccccgtttcatgtgtggttcataataaaatattcgtttctgttaattactgtttccatgattttcttttggaggagactctgtctgaagggggggaaggtgcttggtaattggacaggacagtcaccttcagcagggtacagaggcgggggcaagtccagcatcaggacacatacacagtgcagtcaccagttgccctggtcagtctgggaggtggttttcatgttctgtgtgtgtgtggggggggttgatctgtgactttgtggtgggggagggcagttagagatgttatgccgcggtccttatcctggatcacagagccacgcagcaggggatctgtaaccctcctccccctgccataaagtcacatagccgacacatacacgcagtcccacccaggagtgctggcaggctccgctgaaacaaccagtccaccactgcggagcctgtcattcctggagtttagaagcatcatttgcatcagaacactaaacccgccccccgccacagtctgcgtccccggtttaaaacattccagcgaaaacagtaataaagacaacggtgttcattaacaaaacagaacagattttattttttgggaaggtggtgaagggggtatgtaacttggaaggatagtcaacattaactgggtaaagaaacgggggcaggttcagcttctgtgtccactaACTgaacagtcactggttaccctgctcactcaggaacctagctttcaaagcctcccggatgcacagcgcgtcccgctgggatcttctaatcgcccggctgtctggctgggcgtaatcagcagccaggctatttgcctcaacctcccaccccgccataaaggtctcccccttgctctcacacagattgtggagcacacagtaagctgctataacaatggggatattggtttcgctgagatcacagcgagtcagtaagcttctccatctccccttgagacggccaaaagcacactccaccaccattctgcacttgctcagacggtagttgaacagttctttttcagtgtccagggcgccagtatagggcttcatgagccagggcattagcgggtaggctgggtccccgaggatcactgtaggcatctccacatccctaagacttattttgtggtccgggaagtaaataccttcctgcagccgtctaaacagaccagagttcctgaacacgcgagcgtcatgaaccttgcccggccatccgacgttgatgtttgtaaaacgtccccgatggtccaccagtgcttgcagcaccattgaaaagtagccctttctgttaatgtactggctggcctggtggtccggtcccaggatagggatgtgagtcccatctatagccccaccgcagtttgggaatcccatcgcggcgaagccatctatgatgacctccacgtttcccaaggtcactacctttgagagcagtaccttgacgattgccttggctacttgcatgacaacaacccccacggtagatttgcccacaccaaagtggttcgcgactgaccggtagctgtccggcgttgcaagcttccagagggctatggccactcgcttctggacagtcagggctgctcgcatccgggtgtccttgcgcttcagggcaggggacagcaactcacaaagttcgaggaaagtccccttccgcatgcgaaagtttcgcagccactgggattcatcccagacctgaagcactatgcggtcccaccagtccgtgcttgtttccagggcccagaatcgccgttccacaatatccacaagacccattgccaccgtgatgtcctgggcgctgggtctcatggtttctgacagctctgtgctactctccgacttcaggccctcacggcggtgccgtagcctcctctcctgatttctctgcatctgcctcagggaaaggtgtatgataacCTGTGAGgtgttgagaacggccacaactgcagcgatggtcgcagcgggatccatgctcgcactgctgtggcgttcgcgctgtcactgatcagaaaagtgcgcgaactgatttcccgccggcgctttcagggagggagggagggcgggagtgacggacggatgacgacaggtacccaaaagcaccctcgacacatttttttacccagaaggcatttggggctcgacccagaattccaatgggcagcggggactgcgggaacggtgggatagctgcccacagtgcaccgcttccaatgtcgatgcttgccccgttagtgtggactcacaaagtcgaattactgtccttagtgtggacacacacgttcgactttgtaatatcgattccacatattcgatttaagtgaaatcgaactactctcgtagtgtagacataccctaagtcttgaagccagatatgtcttttgcccccactactccccttggaaggctgttccagaacttcactcctctaatggttagaaaccttcgtctaatttcaagtctaaacttcctaatgtccagtttatatccatttgttcttgtgtccacattgtactaagcttgaataattcctctccctccctgatatttatccctctgatatatttataaagagcaatcatatctcccctcagccttcttttggttaggctaaacaagccaagctctttgagtctcctttcataagacaagttttccattcctcggatcatcctagtagcccttctctgtacctgttccagtttgaattcatccttcttaaacatgggagaccagaactgcgcacaatattccagatgaggtctcaccagtgccttgtataacggtactaacacctccttatctttactggaaataccttgcctgatgcatcccaagaccgcattagcttttttaacggccatatcacattggcttctcatagtcatcctgtgatcaaccaatactccgaggtccttatcctcctctgttacttccaactgatgtgtccccaatttataaccaaaattcttgttattaatccctaaatgcatgaccttgcacttttcactattaaatttcatcctattactattactccagtttacaaggtcatccagatcttcctgtatgatatcccgatccttctctgtattgccaatacctcccagctttgtgtcatccgcaaactttattagcacattcccactttttgtgccaaggtcagtaataaaaagattaaataagattggtcccaaaaccgattcctgaggaactccactagtaacctccttccagcctgacagttcacctttcagtatgacccgttgtagtctcccctttaaccagttccttatccacctttcaattttcatattgatccccatcttttccaatttagctaataattccccatgtggaactgtatcaaatgccttactgaaatcgaggtaaattagatccactgcatttcctttgtctaaaaaatctgttaccttctcaaagaaggagatcaggttggtttgtcacgatctaccttttgtaaaaccatgttgtattttgtcccaattaccattgacctcaatgtccttaactactttctccttcaaaattttttccaagaccttgcatactacagatgtcaaactaacaggcctatagttactcagatcacttttttcccctttcttaaaaataggaactaggttagcaattctccagtcgtacagtacaacccctgagtttactgattcattaaaaattcttgctaatgggcttgcaatttcatgtgccagttcctttaatattcttggatgaagattatctgggccccccgatttagtcccattaagatgtttgagttttgcttctacctcagatgcggtaatatctacctccatatcctcattcgtcatcctaccattatccctaagctcctcattagcctcatgaaagactgaggcaaagtatttgtttagatattgggccatgcttagaatatccttaacctccactccatcctcagtgtttagtgctcccacttcttctttctttgttttcttcttatttatatggctatagaaccttttactattggttttaattccctttgcaaggtccaactctgcatGGCTtttgcctttctcactttatccctacatgttctgacctcaataaggtagctttccttgctgatccctcccatcttccactccttgtaggctttctgctttttcttaatcacctctctgagatgcttgctcatccagcttggtctacaattcctgcctatgaattttttcccctttcttgggatgcaggcttctgagagtttctgcaactttgacttgaagtaattccaggcctcctccgcctttagatccacaagttcttcagtccaatccacttccctaactaatttccttaattctttaaagttagcccttttaaaatcaaaaccctagtcccagacctacttttgtttatccttccatctagtttaaactgaattagctcatgagcactctgtgacgaagtgggggattttcttggttttttcttcttttcggtggggtttcaatggtttgcatgcggagggggtgggactcagtttccctgggtgttactggtttaacgaggtgaggggagagggagtttgttgttacagaggaccggagagggtacgtgggaccccagccaatggcctggaggatggataccccagcgaccagtgacctgagaccccgaccttgagacccagctcaggagttgcagccggttttggccagtgggagaacaatgggctgcagagtgaggacccagtgacctaaccagccggttccagccagaggacagaagcgaggagaggaggccccgttttacgaccctgtttacctggagagaagacaatggacagaggcagggcttggggccagggatctcagatgcccagctgggaatcaggggggctctgggctggagaggcggggcaggcaatgcccacctggatgcagggagactgggatgtgctgagctgagagaggccaggcctgaggccctgagagtttcctgtgctgtgttcaactctcaataaaccctcctgttttacgctggttgggagtcactccggtctagagaacagggttgcatcaacctcttcggggggtggaggcccgggggctccagagcgagtggactccctgagggggcccacggcgagaaacagacgtgctaaggctcagagaggtgcggctccaggaggtggaggggcctgaccccaagagagagtggatccccgagaagggctgttgcaCTGAAAGGGacacccccccacggaccgcacggggccaagagtgggcacgatctgtgagtccgtgacacattcgaaccaaggttgtcccctacaaccatttcttctatgaggtcctcactactcaccaaaaccaaatctaaaatggcatcccctcttgttggttcagcaactacttggtgaaggaatccatcagctatcgcatccaggaaaatctgagccctattattattactagcacttgtcctccagtctatatctgggaagttcaagtctcccatgatcacacaattcccattagtgtttacttcattaaaaacattaaagaggtctccatccatatccaaatcggatcccggcggtctgtagcacaccccaagcagtatctcaggggaggctctagtagctttctttcccaatgtgatttttgcccagacagactctgtcttatccattccatcacttcttatttctttacagtctacctcatcattcaTATACAATGCtattccaccacctttgcctttatttctgtctttcctaaacagcacatagccttcaataccagtactccagtcatgagtactattccaccatgtttctgttatccctacaATATCCATATAGGGTAACATGGGAAACATTGGGCATGTTTGCAGAGGTGGTGATGAAATGCAGCTCTCTCATTATTTCACACGGAGTTCGGTGTACTCAACGCTTCTCAAAGCCAGGCCTGTGCGATCAGACAtgaatctgtatcttgctgttcatttcctgctGTTCCCATGCATATGCCTGCTCAATTTAGCATGGCCCACAGGTTCCATTAAGGTACCGATAACCCCATCAGAATCCCCCCTAACCCTATTTTCTCCCACAACCATATGGCCCCTTTAACCACAGATACCCTCCTGCCtatatgcaattttttaaaaaggacaaagaAACAAAGAGAACCAGAAGACTGATATTATGATGCAGCAGAGTTTTTAATGCAAATGAAATTGGCAGTACACAGTTACAGGAAGAAATTCTACAGAGCGGAAAAAATGTATTTCCAGTGTTTCAAGAAGGGCTCCGACCGATCACCTGCGTCAATGGGATGTATTTCACACAAGATGTTCTTTCTGCTTTGTTGCAGCTCCAGAGGTTGACAAACAAGTCCCCTTTTGAAACCATtttaagttcttttttttttttaccccagtcaGGTGTGAAATGAGACAAAGGAATATAGAAGCAGAGACTACGCAACTTCTCCATTAGACATGTGAAGTAGCAAAGGTTAAAGTGAGTTGCTAAAGGTACGTATTGATAGAAAGGATAGCACATGTAGGGCCTATTCTCCTTGAGAGGGACTTAGAGGGATAATGAACGTAAATGATGCCTATCTTAAGGCCTCTGTTTCCTTCACACTACAGGGTCAGTGTAAACAGCCTGTGTGTAATTCAGAATGAGTCcacaagagaaaaagagaatcaGCACTTGGTTGGGAAAGCATTGGCAGAAAGAGTCATAAAGCGTAACAttagaaatgcagcatggctatcagcccaaggtgctgagcacacacagctcccaccgAGTTCAACTGGagccatgtttgcacagcacttctgaaagccatgccCAAAAGATTAGGGGtgaatctgtatcttgctgttcatttcctcGTTCTTCCTTCTTCCATGAATATTCCTGGTGGGTTTAACATGGCCCACTGCTTCCACTGAGGTACCTATGGCAAGATACCCCAGAACCACTaaatcccccataaccataaaGGCCCGGGTAACCGCagtgtcccccatttccccataatcccccataaccataaaGGCCCGGGTAACCGCagtgtcccccatttccccataatcccccataaccataaaGGCCTGGGTAACCACAGTATCCCCCATTGCCCAATAATCCCCTATAACCATAACGGCCACCGTAACCACCTAATCTCCCTAAACCATACAATCCTCCGTAATGGCCTCCATAGCCGTACAATCCCCCCAAACCATAGGAGCCTCCGAAACCGGCTCCGACCACAGGTGCTCCTACAGCTGCCACATCGCTCTGTTGAGGGAAATTGCTGAGAATTGGTCCAGGGAGGGTCACGACAACCggtgagggtctgatcaccacttcggagtcagggcactgcctaacgcacggcTCGTTGGAGCTGCCAGTGACTGGACTGGGTCGGGCCACCCCAcattctggatagcacaggctggagaaagtcatctttctgggatggaggtaaacctgaaacacacaacagggactACGGATAAAAGAAGGTACAAGGATTGGTGGAAGAAAGGCTTCAAAGCTCGGTTACAATTGTATTGAGGTCTGCATGGGgcccaaaagagagagaagaagtgGACTTAGTCTTTTTTTGTGTGGTCATGCAGTTGTCACTATTTTCTCTTTCTACACTTCTTCTCCGCTCGCAGTAAACTTCCCTCCCAACCGGCCCCTTGATCTCCTCTCAATGACTTTGTcatttgggccaaaagaaacctgatgaggttcaacaaggacaagtgcagagtcctgcacttaggacggaagaatcccattcactgttacagactagggaccgagtggctaggcagcagttctgcagaaaaggacctaggggttaccttggacgagaagctggatatgagtcaacagtgtgcccttgttgccaagaaggctaatggcattttgggctgtataagtaggggcattgccagcagatcgagggacatgatcattcccctctattcgacattggtgaggcctcacctggagtactgtgtccagttttgggccccacactataagaaggatgtggaaaaattggaacgagtccagtggagggcaacaaaaatgattaggaggctggagcccATGAGTTATgacgagaggctgagggaactgggattgtttagtctgcagaagagaagaatgcagggcaatttgatagctgctttcaactacctgaaagggggttccaaagaggaaggatctagactgttctcagtggtagcagaagacagaacaaggagtaacggtctcaagttgcagtgggggaggtttaggttggatattaggaaaaactttttcactaggagggtggtgaagcactggaatgcgttacctagggagctggtggaatctccttccttagaggtttttaaggtcaggcttgacaaagccctggctgggatgatttagttgggattaggtcctgctttgagcagggggttggactagatgacctcctgaggtcccttccaaccctgatattctatgattctttgattctatgaaaacaccGACTAGAATAAGAGTAACTATTTCCGTGATGGACACTTGGGATTCTGGGACCATTTTAGACATTTCTCAAAGAGAATATGGCTGGGATCATGGTAATCACTTCCTTTCATTTGAGGATTTAACCTCTTCATGCAAACGAGTTGAGTCTGCTACCACACTGTGACTCTTTGGTTTTCCAAACCTTGGGAGTCACCAAAACTTGCTGATGAATAAACAGAAACTTTGCTTTTCTCCTAACAAATCACTAAAGACAAACTCCTCAGCTGGGAAAAAATGGGTTCaggtccactgacttccatggagcaaCATGAAATGACACCATCTGAGGAGAAGCACCTTCAATGGGTATTTCTGCTCAggagaacataggaattgcttgACTGGAGCTCAGCGCTTCTCAGCTTCATCCATTCTCGTGCCTCCAATAGTGAGGAGTAACAGCTACTTTAGAATAAAATAGATGAGCACTGAATTGGCTCTTTCTGGACTAAcctgggaaagtttcttcctaatccagATAAGTGAAAAGTTGCTAAGAGAGTTTTAAAGTTTAAATGCCCTAATTCTTACTCTAGTTAATGGGAAATACGTTTCACAATTGCAGATGTTGTtcttaaaatccctcctttagctTCAAATCATAAATCCACAAGCTCCTGTAACTGAA
The Emys orbicularis isolate rEmyOrb1 chromosome 1, rEmyOrb1.hap1, whole genome shotgun sequence DNA segment above includes these coding regions:
- the LOC135891738 gene encoding claw keratin-like; the encoded protein is MTFSSLCYPECGVARPSPVTGSSNEPCVRQCPDSEVVIRPSPVVVTLPGPILSNFPQQSDVAAVGAPVVGAGFGGSYGLGGLYGYGGHYGGLYGLGRLGGYGGRYGYRGLLGNGGYCGYPGLYGYGGLWGNGGHCGYPGLYGYGGLWGNGGHCGYPGLYGYGGFSGSGVSCHRYLSGSSGPC